One part of the Torulaspora delbrueckii CBS 1146 chromosome 8, complete genome genome encodes these proteins:
- the VMA4 gene encoding H(+)-transporting V1 sector ATPase subunit E (similar to Saccharomyces cerevisiae VMA4 (YOR332W); ancestral locus Anc_7.63) produces MSSVITALTPNQVNDELNKMQAFIKKEAEEKAKEIQLKADQEYEIEKTGIVRNETSNIDSNFEDKLKKASLKQQITKSTIANKMRLKVLSAREENLDKIFDNAKEELQKLAKKEKQYKPVLQSLIVEAALRLLEDKVIVQVVERDQKLAKSLIDDVTKDYKEIANKDVTIVISDKFLNKDTAGGVVITNENGKIRVDNTLEERLKLLSEEALPAIRLELFGPSKTRKFLD; encoded by the coding sequence ATGTCGTCTGTTATCACTGCTTTGACACCTAACCAGGTGAACGAtgaattgaacaagatgcaagccttcatcaagaaggaGGCCGAAGAGAAGGCTAAGGAGATTCAGTTGAAAGCTGATCAGGAGtatgagattgaaaagactgGGATTGTCCGTAACGAAACTAGCAACATTGACTCGAATTTTGAGgacaagttgaagaaagcttctttgaagcaaCAGATTACCAAATCTACTATCGCTAAcaagatgagattgaaagttttgagcGCTAGAGAGGAGAATCTGGATaagatctttgataatGCAAAGGAAGAGTTGCagaaattggccaagaaagagaaacaATACAAGCCTGTGCTGCAGTCTTTGATAGTGGAAGCTGCATTGAGACTTCTAGAGGATAAAGTTATCGTTCAAGTGGTTGAGAGAGATCAGAAGTTGGCTAAGTCTTTGATCGATGATGTTACCAAGGATTACAAGGAAATTGCCAACAAAGATGTTACCATCGTTATCTCtgacaaattcttgaacaaagaCACCGCAGGTGGTGTTGTGATCACCAATGAAAATGGCAAGATCAGAGTGGACAACACTCTGGAAGAGAGATTGAAGTTGTTAAGTGAAGAGGCTTTGCCAGCTATTAGACTTGAATTATTCGGTCCTTCCAAAACGAGAAAGTTCCTCGATTAG
- the MRS2 gene encoding Mrs2p (similar to Saccharomyces cerevisiae MRS2 (YOR334W); ancestral locus Anc_7.62): MNSSLLRCGPRFTSLRIAPFRRFMATKKTDLALPPIHHQLLSLKPITPSDAYVSCTVFNDKGDVTAVSQKFPKWAFLRDHSLYPRDLRKIDTTAIDIIPSIIVKSSCIVFNMLHIKALIEKDRVYVFDTANPSAAAKLGVLMYDLEAKLSLNRGSMNTLTQYYEHRALESMLINVMSSLETDFKMHNRLCGQILTDLENEVNRDKLRDLLIKSKDLTLFYQKSLLIREVLDELLESDDDLAGMYLTVKKKEQDDDFADLEMLLETYYTQCDEYVQQAESLIQDIRSTEEIVNIILDANRNSLMLLELKVTIYTLGFTVATLLPAFYGMNLENFIEESNFGFAGVVLVSVIAGIMVTGANFKALRSVTRLTMLNNHTGAQSAHHKRLASKYADEHIPSLWQRWGQWTNLVWNGRTGVAQRAQDKRDRDVVWKWLLDDEKK; this comes from the coding sequence atgaataGCAGTTTACTGCGATGTGGTCCAAGGTTTACATCATTGCGCATCGCACCTTTTAGAAGATTCATGGCTACAAAGAAAACTGACTTGGCTCTGCCTCCCATACATCATCAGCTATTATCGCTGAAACCAATTACTCCGAGTGATGCCTACGTTTCCTGTACAGTCTTCAACGATAAGGGTGATGTTACTGCAGTGTCACAGAAATTCCCTAAGTGGGCCTTCCTTAGAGATCATTCTTTGTATCCTCGAGATTTGCGAAAGATTGATACCACTGCGATTGATATTATTCCCAGCATTATAGTGAAGAGTTCCTGTATTGTATTCAATATGCTTCATATCAAGGCTCTGATAGAGAAAGATCGAGTTTACGTATTCGACACGGCCAATCCTTCGGCAGCAGCCAAATTGGGAGTGCTCATGTATGATTTAGAGGCTAAATTGTCCTTGAACAGAGGTTCCATGAACACCCTTACCCAGTATTATGAACACCGAGCGTTGGAGAGCATGTTGATTAACGTGATGAGTTCCTTGGAGACTGACTTTAAGATGCATAACAGGTTATGTGGTCAGATTTTAACTGATCTGGAAAATGAGGTCAATCGAGACAAACTGCGAGATCTGTTAATCAAGTCCAAGGATCTGACGCTATTTTATCAAAAGTCGCTTTTGATCCGTGAAGTGCTAGATGAACTACTGGAAAGTGATGACGATTTGGCTGGAATGTACTTGACcgtgaagaagaaagagcaagatgatgattttgcGGATTTAGAAATGCTTTTGGAGACTTACTACACTCAATGCGACGAGTACGTTCAGCAGGCTGAGTCACTGATACAGGATATTCGATCTACggaagaaattgtcaatATAATCCTAGACGCCAATAGAAATTCTCTCATGCTTCTAGAGTTGAAAGTTACCATCTATACACTGGGCTTCACTGTGGCGACTCTACTGCCAGCATTCTATGGTATGAACTTGGAGAATTTCATTGAGGAAAGTAATTTTGGATTCGCTGGTGTGGTTCTCGTATCCGTTATAGCAGGGATAATGGTCACAGGCGCAAATTTTAAGGCTTTAAGGTCTGTTACCAGGTTAACAATGCTTAACAATCACACTGGGGCCCAGTCCGCACATCATAAGAGGCTAGCATCAAAATATGCGGACGAGCATATCCCATCTCTCTGGCAAAGATGGGGGCAATGGACCAACTTGGTATGGAATGGAAGGACAGGTGTCGCTCAGCGAGCGCAAGACAAGAGGGATAGAGATGTCGTTTGGAAGTGGCTTCTcgatgatgagaagaaatag
- the GIP4 gene encoding protein phosphatase regulator GIP4 (similar to Saccharomyces cerevisiae GIP4 (YAL031C); ancestral locus Anc_7.61), whose translation MLAKAAASASVPAMKGSVYLDSHDVKIIQYKAAIYKLGETSRLLNLLQKNLEKTADTEIIPLMNYILSLGEGPMFNVHPVLRKRYQLLCEYKVCKVTAVNPALSTSGIDLEVELPEVPEDLDDLKCKIYDENLQWKLLECFQKIVANSSSIYERKLRQVQMERNAKRPVDASGRPITFVINSVENLLRPWEMSLSLDLAVLINSREQDTTTRSLRKLQTQVLSKFTDCLQKKVLPLIRGYYSQIQKFAATRGISETALKELQSWECSIHRVYALLFRTLCLFDVMVSLVRQIYLPNKSYLNESRTMLLSSNVYSYQEEIQKMEALCNLEEHETFGELLAILRNFSKEGSIYHVQPSKVLDVYNNSLSKVIPFLTASVQSLKIFAGMWKYIESNSEANKKLVNWEESQLIHMVEERLAVDKLAHVEQIKQKRSKNEAGLSLKGNSPTSRNAVKRNLIERVNGSSESSISSSGPGSPGKMSPLRMSRTSSIEKGSATSSNLSSPQVSRRGSIAESRVPALAKTSNDKKMALKPATLSKRVIGRPRSSSLQSSQETDQKPKPFIASSLKSNSLQANASLNQRIIQNAVAHSLNGNGTGPSPSARVRNAEKPSPVRCQGPAKTQSQSPIPVPELETLSLNSLDDQICQEHSIDGPTSVNSSTATPEVIVSIKKVRFTGVPPMDEDEDKSPTRRGWYKKPSVLHYPPPPPQFALQKYKMRQEGMAFKTSLREGDSCKKTGFLTNKEIPSPKESSTSKLASKIRDKLR comes from the coding sequence ATGCTTGCTAAAGCAGCTGCTAGTGCATCGGTACCCGCTATGAAGGGTTCTGTGTACTTGGACTCCCATGATGTGAAGATAATTCAGTACAAAGCGGCCATCTACAAACTAGGGGAGACCAGTCGACTCCTCAATTTACTACAAAAGAACCTCGAGAAGACAGCTGATACCGAAATTATACCACTGATGAACTACATACTCTCGTTGGGTGAGGGCCCCATGTTTAACGTTCACCCGGTTCTGAGGAAAAGGTACCAATTATTATGTGAATACAAAGTTTGCAAAGTTACGGCAGTCAACCCAGCCTTGAGTACCTCAGgaattgatcttgaagtGGAGCTCCCTGAAGTGCCAGAAgatcttgatgatttgaaatgCAAAATATATGACGAGAATTTGCAATGGAAGCTCCTTGaatgttttcaaaagatagtagccaattcttccagcATCTATGAGAGAAAATTAAGACAAGTGCAGATGGAGAGAAATGCCAAGAGGCCAGTTGATGCATCAGGAAGGCCTATTACGTTTGTGATCAATTCCGTGGAGAACCTGTTAAGACCGTGGGAAATGTCGCTCTCCTTGGACCTGGCAGTATTGATCAATAGTAGAGAACAGGATACAACTACTCGATCACTCCGAAAACTACAAACTCAAGTACTTTCCAAGTTTACAGATTGCTTACAAAAAAAGGTATTACCGCTGATTAGAGGTTATTATAGCCAAATACAAAAATTCGCTGCCACAAGAGGGATTTCAGAGACAGCTCTCAAAGAACTACAGTCGTGGGAATGCAGTATACACAGAGTTTACGCACTTCTGTTCAGAACTTTGTGCCTCTTTGACGTCATGGTGAGTTTGGTAAGACAAATTTACTTGCCTAACAAATCGTATCTGAATGAAAGCAGAACTATGTTGTTAAGTTCGAATGTTTATTCTTATCAGGAAGAAATACAAAAAATGGAAGCACTCTGTAACTTGGAAGAGCACGAAACATTTGGGGAGCTTCTCGCAATTTTACGGAATTTCTCCAAGGAAGGATCCATCTACCATGTGCAGCCGAGCAAAGTTCTGGATGTGTACAATAACTCGCTTTCAAAAGTGATTCCATTTCTAACAGCAAGTGTGCAgtcattgaagattttcGCAGGCATGTGGAAATATATCGAGAGTAACTCAGAGGCGAACAAGAAGCTAGTCAATTGGGAAGAGTCGCAGCTAATTCAtatggttgaagaaaggcTGGCAGTCGATAAGCTGGCTCATGTAGAGCAGATTAAACAGAAACGATCAAAAAATGAAGCCGGTTTATCTCTGAAAGGCAATAGCCCTACTTCCAGGAATGCGGTAAAGCGGAACTTAATCGAAAGAGTAAATGGGTCATCAGAATCTTCCATATCTTCAAGCGGCCCTGGGTCCCCGGGCAAAATGTCACCACTGCGGATGAGTAGAACAAGTTCGATAGAGAAAGGGAGTGCAACGAGTTCGAACCTAAGCTCTCCGCAGGTGTCAAGAAGGGGTTCCATTGCTGAAAGCCGTGTTCCTGCTTTAGCGAAAACTTCAAATGATAAAAAAATGGCACTTAAACCTGCTACTCTGAGCAAAAGAGTAATAGGAAGACCACGTTCTTCCTCTTTACAGTCCAGTCAAGAAACTGATCAAAAGCCAAAACCATTTATTGCATCATCGCTGAAATCCAATTCTCTACAAGCAAATGCCTCGCTAAATCAAAGAATAATACAAAATGCAGTGGCACATAGTCTAAATGGAAATGGTACTGGTCCCTCACCTTCAGCGAGAGTTCGAAACGCAGAGAAGCCTTCGCCTGTGCGATGTCAGGGTCCAGCCAAGACTCAGAGTCAGTCACCAATACCGGTACCTGAGCTCGAGACGCTATCACTGAACTCGCTAGATGACCAAATTTGTCAAGAGCACAGCATCGATGGACCAACTTCCGTCAATTCATCTACAGCCACTCCAGAGGTAATTGTTAGCATCAAGAAAGTACGATTCACAGGTGTTCCTCCaatggatgaagatgaggataaGAGCCCGACGCGAAGGGGTTGGTATAAGAAACCCTCAGTGCTACACTATCCTCCTCCTCCGCCACAATTTGCTCTCCAAAAGTACAAAATGCGTCAAGAAGGTATGGCTTTCAAAACAAGTCTTAGAGAAGGTGATTCCTGTAAAAAGACAGGTTTCCTCACGAATAAGGAGATCCCATCTCCTAAAgaatcatcaacatcaaaaCTTGCATCAAAGATACGTGATAAACTAAGATAG